Within the Planctomycetaceae bacterium genome, the region GACAGAAACTCCGGCATTTCGCCGGAAACGGATGTTCCTGAAGATGCGCTTTTCAGAGGGAAACGGACTGTGTGCGTTAGTTGGAAAGGACGAGTTGTGGCAGGTTCTCTAACAAAGACAGAGTCACAACCGCGCAAACCGGGACGTTTTGGTACCGGTCGCCACGTATGATGGTCCCTCCTGGGATGCCATCGCAACATGTTTTCCGGTGAATCAGGGACGAATCTGCGACGCGAAACGGTGTGTTTTCCCGATGTTTTGCAGATTCAACGAGTTGTACGGGACTGTTTCCCAATGACCTCATTGACAGTCGACTTTTCCGCTTTTGCGGATTGTCGGGGCACAAGTGTGCACCGACGTGACTACCGTCCGCTGGAGATCGTCGCCACCTGAGGGTTAACCTGACTGAAATCCTCGTGGCAGAAACATATGCAGCAGGTCAAAGTGGTGACTACCGGTCACGACGGTTCTCGGTCCTGCAACAACAGCTCAGAAAACCACGACTGAGACATTTTCGCGGGCAAAAGCGACGCTATTCTGCCAGCATGGCTACCACGACCCCTTCAACGATCTGACTGGGAATCGTCGGCTGGCAAATTCGATCATTGAGGCAATGTTTCCCGGTGGTGACGTCAAATTGCCATCCATGCCACGGGCAGGTCACGATGTTGTTTCGCAACATCCCTTTTCCCAGGGGGCCCCCGGCATGCGGGCAGATTCCATCCATGACGTGGAACGTTCCATCCACGTTGTAAACAGCAAAGATTCGACCGGCGGCCACAATCTCTCGAGATTCACCAAGGGGAATCTCGGCCGCAGCTATCAGTTCAACAGGCGTGCTCATTCATTTGCTTTCAGTTGCACAGCGACTTCCTCTGTCCGTTTCAGGACACGCATCATATTACCGCCAAGGAGCTTTTGAATCTGCCGGGCGTTGTACCCCCGGTTCACAAGTTCCTGAGAAATGCGTGGATAGGTGGCAACAGATTCCAGCTGGTCCGGCAACCGGGGGACACCGTCAAAATCAGATCCCAGACCAACATGATCTTCACCAGCGATACGAATGATGTGTTCGATATGATCCACAACATCATGGATCGTTCCGTGTGCTTCTTCGTCACGTACTGCCAGATCCGTCGGAATCACGAACCGGGAAAAGAAATTGACCATCACAACCCCGCCATTGGCCGCCGTCAGTTTCAGAACATCATCCGGCACATTGCGGGGGTGATCCGTGATCGCACGAGCGGACGAATGCGAGAACATTACCGGAGCTTTCGAGGCTTTGAGTGCCTGCTTCATGGTCTCTGGAGATACGTGTGACAAATCAATCACCATTCCCAGTTTGTTCATTTCGGCAATAACGGCCAGGCCGAAATCTGACAGACCGTTCGCTCTGGGATCGTCCGTTGCGGAATCCGCCCACTCAAGGGACTTCGAATGGGTGAGCGTCATGTAGCGGCAGCCGAGATCATAAAGCCGGTGAAGGTTTTGAAGCTCACCTTCAATACTATGGCCACCCTCGACTCCCATCATCGACGCAATTTTTCCTTCAGCAACGATACGTTCGATATCGTTTGCCGTGCTGGCCAGTTCGAAGTCGTCGGGGTATCGCTTCAGCATCTGCTGCACGATGCTGATTTGTGCAAGGGTCTGAGACAACGCGTCGCCCGTAACCATCGTGTCTGACGGGACGTAAACAGACCAGAACTGCGCTTTGACACCACCTTCACGAAGGCGAGGGATGTCTGTATGTATGGAGGGCTGGCGCTGAGAGATATCCAGATTGTCGAAGCTGGAATTGGCCTTCGTTCGTACTTCCCATGGCAGGTCATTGTGGCCGTCAAACAGCATGCCCGCATGGTGAATACGTAATGCTTCTTCTGAGACTCTGATGGGGGTGTTGCGATTCGATGCCGTGGTGTTTCCCACGGTGAGGTCGTCACCATAACTGCCGGAAAATGGAGACAGGATCACGACTGCTGCGAGCAGTCTCTTCAAAACCGGTCTGCCGATGGAGTTGTTCATTGCATGTCTACTACGAAAGGATTTGTTGGACGACGCGGCATTCTTCAACACCCGTCAATCGTTGGTCGAGACCCTGAAACGGAAATGAGAGTTGTTTGTGATGGAAACCCAGCAAGTGCAGAATTGTTGCGTGCAGGTCGCGAACATGAACGCGGTCGACAGTGGCGTTGAATCCAAATTCGTCACTCTCACCAAGTGTCACACCGCCCTTGATACCACCTCCCGCCAGCCACATGGTAAAGGCGTTCGGGTGATGATCCCGACCATCATTGCCGCCCTGAACCATCGGCGTTCGGCCGAATTCGCCTCCCCAAATCACGAGCGTGTCGTCCAGCATTCCCTGCTGTTTCAGATCTGCAATCAGCGCAGCACTGGCCTGGTCGGTGTCTTTGCAGTTCTTCCTGAGGTCGTTGACCAGATTGCCGTGCTGGTCCCAGGCTTCATGGAAGATTTCGACGAATCGAACACCTCGCTGGACGAGCCGTCTGGCCAGCAGGCAGGTATTCGCAAACGAAGGTTCACCCGGCTTTGCTCCATACAAATCCAGCACGTGCTGCGGTTCACTGGAGATGTCCATGACATCCGGGGCGGTCGCCTGCATTCTGTATGCCATCTCAAAGGCGTTGATGCGTGTGGCAATCTCCGGATCGCCGACGTCCTGAAGACGCGACGCATTGATCTGGTTGATGACATCCAGGGATTCTCTTTGCAGTGCACGATCGACACCGCGCGGATTGCTGAGATACAGTACCGGATCTCCGGTGGTCCTGAATTCCACGCCCTGATAAAGCGTTGGAAGAAATCCGCTTCCCCAATTTGCTGAGCCTCCACTCGGGCCTTTCTTGCCTGTGCTGAACACGACAAATCCGGGCAGGTCCTGAGATTCAGATCCCAGACCGTACAGAGACCAGGCGCCGAGGCTTGGTTTGCCGAACTGGAGCGATCCGGTGCTCATCTGAATCTGGGCTGGTGCGTGATTGAATCCGTCGGTCACCATCGATTTAACGATGGCGATGTCGTCTACGACCTTTGCCAGGTGCGGCAGCAGCTCAGAGAGTTCCGCGCCGCAGGCTCCATGGCGGTCAAATGCGAATTTTGGCCCGAGCAATGTCGAATTGGGGTTAATGAATGCGGCCCTGTACCCCTTCAGAAGTTCGGCAGGAGGAAGTGTTCCGTTATATTTCGCCAATTGTGGCTTGTTGTCGAACAGCTCAAGGTGACTGGGCGCGCCAGCCATGAACAGAAATATGACGTTCTTTGCCCTTGGCGCGATGTGTGGGCTCCGGGGCGCCAACGGATTTGCGTCTCCCATCCCGTCCGAAGTCGAAACACCGGCCGACGCGGGATTCGTCGCGGCAAGCAGCGAGTTGGCCGCGATGCTGCCAAGCCCGATACCGCACTGATGCAGAAACCAGCGTCGTGCGGCAGAGTAACTATGTGGCATCGGCATTTGGCCACTCGTTGAACGATAAAAACCACCACTTGATTCCCGGGGTGACTGCATTAGAAGCTGTCCTTATTCAGTGGCCGACGATTCCGGTTCAGATTTTGCCTGTCCTTCAGCCAGCAGCAATTCCACTGCAGATTCAAGAAACTCGAACTGATGCAAGCCGACAAGCTTCAGTCGAACCCTGCCCTGAGTATCGATGAAAAGGGTTGTTGGATAACCCTGAAAATCGGGCACCTGCTTCAGTGTCTTTGAGTCGATGAGGGCGCAGGGATAGTTGATCCCATCTGATGAAATCACCTCACGCACAGTGACCATGTTAGTTGCTTCGTCACCGCTGTTTTCCTGATTGAGTCCAATCATCTGAAAACCCGCTTCTCCAAACTTGTCCTGCAGCCTGACGAAGGATGGGATCTCTTTCCGGCACGGACCACACCAGGTTCCCCAGATATCGACGATACAGACTTTCCCTTTGAAATCGTCCAGCGCGAGTGGCTTGAGTGTGCTGACATCTTTCAGAGTGAAGTCGAAAGGGAATGGTTCATGCGATGCAAGCAACGCTTCGACCTCTTCCTTCAGTGATTCCTTGATGGTGGTCGACCACTGCGGCAGACTTTCTTTGAACTCGGCCGATTCTCGCAAGGCTTTCAGTTCTGGCGCCGTGGACAATGCTGACAATTCTGTGAATCCGTTTTCGATGGCTGATCGCAATGCGGACATTGCCAGATCCTGCTTTCCATCCGCAGCGAGCGCTGTGGAGTATCGAAACAGGATGTCGCCCGCCAGACTCACGCCCGCCGGAAACTCGATTTTCGCATCGATCGCCTTCTGCAGGATCTCTCCCGCACGCATCGACGCAAGATGCGAACGGCTGATATCTCCCTCCATGCCAAAGTGGACCCCCAGCTGGTGACACAATTGAAGGTAGCCAAAAACGGCTGCGGGATTTTCAGGAGACGCCTCGTACGCAGATCGATACTTCAAAAAAATGCTGTGGATGTCGACATTCGGAAACTCCACGCCCGCCAGAAGTGGATCGGCAACGGGGCGCTGACTGGCTGATTTCGCCGGGGCATCGGTCCCTTCGCTGGATGGACTCCCAGCCGGTTCATCGCCGTCATGTGCATCAGCGTG harbors:
- a CDS encoding Rieske (2Fe-2S) protein, which gives rise to MSTPVELIAAAEIPLGESREIVAAGRIFAVYNVDGTFHVMDGICPHAGGPLGKGMLRNNIVTCPWHGWQFDVTTGKHCLNDRICQPTIPSQIVEGVVVAMLAE
- a CDS encoding dipeptidase, with protein sequence MNNSIGRPVLKRLLAAVVILSPFSGSYGDDLTVGNTTASNRNTPIRVSEEALRIHHAGMLFDGHNDLPWEVRTKANSSFDNLDISQRQPSIHTDIPRLREGGVKAQFWSVYVPSDTMVTGDALSQTLAQISIVQQMLKRYPDDFELASTANDIERIVAEGKIASMMGVEGGHSIEGELQNLHRLYDLGCRYMTLTHSKSLEWADSATDDPRANGLSDFGLAVIAEMNKLGMVIDLSHVSPETMKQALKASKAPVMFSHSSARAITDHPRNVPDDVLKLTAANGGVVMVNFFSRFVIPTDLAVRDEEAHGTIHDVVDHIEHIIRIAGEDHVGLGSDFDGVPRLPDQLESVATYPRISQELVNRGYNARQIQKLLGGNMMRVLKRTEEVAVQLKANE
- a CDS encoding DUF1501 domain-containing protein encodes the protein MPMPHSYSAARRWFLHQCGIGLGSIAANSLLAATNPASAGVSTSDGMGDANPLAPRSPHIAPRAKNVIFLFMAGAPSHLELFDNKPQLAKYNGTLPPAELLKGYRAAFINPNSTLLGPKFAFDRHGACGAELSELLPHLAKVVDDIAIVKSMVTDGFNHAPAQIQMSTGSLQFGKPSLGAWSLYGLGSESQDLPGFVVFSTGKKGPSGGSANWGSGFLPTLYQGVEFRTTGDPVLYLSNPRGVDRALQRESLDVINQINASRLQDVGDPEIATRINAFEMAYRMQATAPDVMDISSEPQHVLDLYGAKPGEPSFANTCLLARRLVQRGVRFVEIFHEAWDQHGNLVNDLRKNCKDTDQASAALIADLKQQGMLDDTLVIWGGEFGRTPMVQGGNDGRDHHPNAFTMWLAGGGIKGGVTLGESDEFGFNATVDRVHVRDLHATILHLLGFHHKQLSFPFQGLDQRLTGVEECRVVQQILS
- a CDS encoding TlpA disulfide reductase family protein, with the protein product MQNCSLVLIASLLLISGCSSEPTTDSIAHSDKPNSDSPAGREEHADAHDGDEPAGSPSSEGTDAPAKSASQRPVADPLLAGVEFPNVDIHSIFLKYRSAYEASPENPAAVFGYLQLCHQLGVHFGMEGDISRSHLASMRAGEILQKAIDAKIEFPAGVSLAGDILFRYSTALAADGKQDLAMSALRSAIENGFTELSALSTAPELKALRESAEFKESLPQWSTTIKESLKEEVEALLASHEPFPFDFTLKDVSTLKPLALDDFKGKVCIVDIWGTWCGPCRKEIPSFVRLQDKFGEAGFQMIGLNQENSGDEATNMVTVREVISSDGINYPCALIDSKTLKQVPDFQGYPTTLFIDTQGRVRLKLVGLHQFEFLESAVELLLAEGQAKSEPESSATE